A portion of the Calothrix sp. 336/3 genome contains these proteins:
- the yvcK gene encoding gluconeogenesis factor YvcK family protein — translation MSIGFLRQALNTLQQQSRRHTPYRVNQWFKWLSPGLSVKRWLLISMGGVILASLGLAIWVKLSPIFWALELLRGFLGAITNILPNYISGPLVLLCGLLLLLWGQTRTVGSITEVLRTDGDEELIDVLLAHRRLYRGPKIVVVGGGTGLSTLLRGLKAYSANITAIVTVADDGGSSGRLRQEFGVLPPGDIRNCLAALADEEKLLTELFQYRFRAGDGLTGHSFGNLFLTAMSEITGDLERAVAASSKVLAIRGQVLPATLTDVRLWAELADGRRIEGESKITEAGGSIVKIGCTPAKPKALPAALKVIKEADYIIMGPGSLYTSVIPNLLVPDIADAIATRNIPCIYICNIMTQPGETQGYTVADHIRAIDAACGGRKLFNAVLVHQKTPSARALIRYAQQNSHPVFVDRETITHLGRRIVSANVMYEDEMGYVRHDPQKLSKVLFRWYSSAQKGRG, via the coding sequence ATGTCAATTGGTTTTCTTCGACAAGCCCTAAATACCCTGCAACAGCAGTCACGTCGTCACACTCCCTATCGTGTGAACCAGTGGTTCAAGTGGCTATCTCCTGGACTATCTGTAAAACGTTGGTTGTTAATTAGTATGGGGGGGGTAATCCTAGCCAGTCTGGGGTTAGCAATTTGGGTAAAACTCAGCCCCATTTTTTGGGCATTGGAGTTATTGAGGGGTTTTTTAGGAGCGATTACCAACATCTTACCGAACTATATCAGTGGTCCATTGGTACTGCTGTGTGGTTTGCTGTTGTTACTTTGGGGGCAAACTCGTACAGTTGGTTCAATTACGGAAGTTCTGAGAACGGATGGAGATGAAGAACTGATTGATGTCTTATTAGCTCATCGTCGATTGTACCGGGGACCGAAAATTGTGGTGGTTGGTGGCGGTACAGGACTTTCGACTTTATTACGGGGTTTGAAAGCTTACAGTGCCAATATTACAGCGATCGTTACCGTTGCGGATGATGGGGGTTCTTCTGGGCGTTTGCGGCAAGAGTTTGGTGTGTTGCCCCCTGGTGATATTCGTAACTGCTTGGCAGCTTTGGCTGATGAAGAAAAGTTATTAACAGAATTATTTCAATATCGTTTTCGTGCAGGTGATGGTTTAACAGGGCACAGTTTTGGTAATTTGTTTTTAACAGCGATGAGTGAAATTACTGGTGACTTAGAAAGGGCAGTGGCTGCAAGTTCTAAGGTGCTAGCTATTCGGGGACAGGTTTTACCTGCAACCTTAACTGATGTGCGTCTCTGGGCAGAATTAGCCGATGGTCGCCGGATTGAGGGGGAATCAAAAATTACAGAAGCTGGGGGAAGTATTGTCAAAATTGGTTGTACTCCAGCCAAACCTAAGGCTTTACCTGCGGCGCTGAAGGTGATAAAAGAAGCTGATTATATTATTATGGGTCCCGGTAGTTTATATACCAGTGTGATTCCAAACTTGTTGGTTCCGGATATTGCAGATGCGATCGCCACGCGCAACATACCTTGTATTTACATCTGTAATATCATGACTCAACCGGGAGAGACCCAAGGATATACAGTCGCTGACCATATCCGGGCAATTGATGCTGCTTGTGGTGGTAGAAAGCTATTTAATGCGGTGCTGGTGCATCAGAAGACACCTTCGGCTCGTGCCCTTATTCGCTATGCTCAACAGAACTCCCATCCTGTATTTGTGGATCGGGAAACTATCACTCATTTAGGTAGACGTATTGTCTCAGCCAATGTCATGTATGAGGATGAAATGGGCTATGTTCGCCATGATCCCCAAAAACTCTCAAAAGTTTTATTCCGGTGGTACAGTAGCGCTCAAAAAGGTCGAGGATAG
- the rpsO gene encoding 30S ribosomal protein S15, whose amino-acid sequence MALTQQRKQEIMTQYQVHETDTGSADLQIAMLTARINRLSEHLQANKKDHSSRRGLLKMIGQRKRLLSYIIQNDRERYQALIARLGIRG is encoded by the coding sequence ATGGCTTTAACGCAACAGCGCAAACAAGAAATCATGACCCAGTATCAAGTACACGAAACAGATACAGGCTCTGCTGATTTGCAAATTGCGATGCTAACAGCACGCATTAACCGTCTCAGCGAACACCTACAAGCCAACAAAAAAGACCACTCCTCCCGTCGTGGACTCCTAAAGATGATCGGTCAGCGTAAGCGCCTGTTATCCTATATCATCCAAAATGACAGAGAACGCTATCAAGCCTTAATCGCTCGTCTAGGAATTCGTGGATAA
- a CDS encoding PAM68 family protein, which translates to MSGESESPNLPFEPKSKRPKSSKAQSKSPVSKQESEKKSENQPPFTKEEMAIPKVVSQRMVKRVAFFSGIPMFLGITTLVASYFLLTMAQIKLAPIAVLLVNMGFFGLSVLGITYGVLSASWDEERAGGLVGLREFNTNWGRMVEGWRATRQKKV; encoded by the coding sequence ATGTCTGGTGAATCTGAAAGCCCAAACTTACCTTTTGAGCCAAAAAGTAAGCGCCCAAAATCCTCAAAAGCACAAAGCAAGTCCCCAGTTAGCAAGCAAGAATCAGAGAAAAAATCAGAAAATCAGCCACCTTTCACGAAAGAAGAAATGGCTATTCCCAAAGTTGTCAGCCAACGCATGGTTAAGCGCGTAGCTTTCTTCTCTGGGATACCAATGTTTTTAGGTATTACTACTCTAGTTGCTAGCTACTTTCTCCTGACCATGGCACAGATTAAATTAGCTCCCATTGCCGTCTTGTTAGTCAATATGGGATTTTTTGGTCTCAGTGTCTTGGGAATCACCTATGGCGTTCTCTCTGCTTCTTGGGATGAAGAGAGGGCAGGAGGTTTAGTCGGTTTGAGAGAATTTAATACCAACTGGGGACGAATGGTAGAAGGTTGGCGCGCCACAAGGCAAAAAAAGGTTTAA
- a CDS encoding STAS domain-containing protein, whose product MNTSVEIVKPSGNLDVTQSQEFRKNITDTLEQGAKIVLVDFQNVTFMDSSALGALVSAFKTLRASDSKLVVCSINEQVRILFELTGMDKVFEIFPNQDEFQKTIFARN is encoded by the coding sequence ATGAATACTTCTGTGGAAATCGTCAAACCAAGTGGTAATTTAGATGTAACTCAGTCCCAAGAGTTTCGCAAGAACATTACTGATACATTGGAACAGGGTGCCAAGATTGTTTTGGTCGATTTTCAGAATGTCACATTCATGGATAGCTCTGCTTTAGGAGCATTAGTTTCAGCCTTTAAAACTCTTCGAGCATCTGATAGTAAATTAGTCGTTTGTTCCATTAATGAACAAGTAAGAATTTTATTTGAGCTAACTGGTATGGATAAAGTATTTGAAATTTTCCCTAACCAAGACGAATTTCAGAAAACTATTTTTGCTCGCAATTAG
- the aroF gene encoding 3-deoxy-7-phosphoheptulonate synthase, with protein MIIVMKIGSPEAEINRINEELTTWGLSPEKIVGKHKVVIGLVGETVDLDPLQIQEVSPWIEQVLRVEQPYKRASRQYRHGEASEVIVNTPDGAVTFGEHHPLVVVAGPCSVENEEMIVETAKRVKAAGAKFLRGGAYKPRTSPYAFQGHGESALELLAAAREASGLGIITEVMDAADLDKIVEVADVIQVGARNMQNFSMLKKVGAQPKPVLLKRGMSATIEEWLMAAEYILAAGNPNVILCERGIRSFDRQYTRNHLDISAVPVLRNLTHLPIMVDPSHGTGWAAYVPSMSMAAIACGCDSLMIEVHPNPKKALSDGPQSLTPEAFDQLMQELAVIGKAVGRWQQPTVAVA; from the coding sequence ATGATTATTGTCATGAAAATTGGTTCTCCTGAGGCGGAAATCAACCGCATCAACGAAGAACTAACCACATGGGGTCTCTCACCAGAAAAGATTGTCGGGAAGCACAAGGTCGTTATTGGCTTAGTTGGGGAAACCGTTGATCTAGACCCCTTACAAATCCAAGAAGTTAGCCCCTGGATCGAGCAGGTATTACGGGTAGAACAACCCTACAAGCGCGCTAGTCGCCAATATCGTCACGGGGAAGCATCAGAGGTGATTGTGAATACCCCCGATGGTGCAGTAACCTTTGGAGAACACCATCCTTTAGTGGTGGTAGCTGGTCCCTGCTCCGTAGAAAACGAAGAAATGATTGTGGAGACGGCAAAACGAGTCAAAGCTGCGGGGGCGAAATTCCTCCGTGGTGGAGCTTACAAACCTCGCACATCTCCCTATGCATTCCAAGGACACGGGGAAAGCGCTCTAGAGTTACTAGCAGCAGCACGGGAAGCCAGTGGACTGGGTATTATCACCGAAGTCATGGACGCTGCGGACTTAGATAAAATTGTCGAAGTCGCCGATGTCATCCAAGTTGGGGCGAGAAATATGCAAAATTTCTCCATGTTGAAGAAGGTGGGAGCGCAACCAAAACCCGTACTTCTGAAACGGGGCATGTCTGCCACCATTGAAGAGTGGTTGATGGCAGCTGAGTATATTTTGGCAGCCGGTAATCCGAATGTGATTCTGTGTGAACGGGGTATTCGTTCCTTTGATAGACAATATACCCGTAACCATTTGGATATCTCTGCCGTGCCCGTGTTACGAAATTTAACACACCTACCAATCATGGTTGACCCCAGTCATGGTACCGGTTGGGCAGCCTATGTACCATCTATGTCCATGGCAGCGATCGCCTGTGGTTGTGACTCCCTGATGATTGAAGTTCACCCCAACCCGAAAAAAGCTCTTTCCGATGGACCACAATCCCTCACACCAGAAGCTTTTGACCAATTGATGCAAGAATTGGCTGTTATCGGTAAAGCTGTGGGACGCTGGCAACAACCAACTGTTGCCGTAGCTTAG
- a CDS encoding PP2C family protein-serine/threonine phosphatase produces MTTSFQILIIDDDSTVQVLLKRMLEKQGYQVISANDGESGIKQALHYQPALIICDWIMPGISGLDVCQRIKTEPSLSTTFFILLTSLDSVADRVKGLDAGADDFITKPIEPNELKARVRAGLRLHQMSRDLQTQKQILEAEFTEAAEYVCSLLPPPMAEPININYRFLPSRQLGGDCFDYYWLDPDYLAIYLLDTAGHGLRATLPSVSVLNLLRSRALKSLNYYQPSEVLRALNNTFQMSYQNDKYFTIWYGVYNIPQRQLIYASAGHPPAILITQQPHGKEIKHLRTPGIPVGMFPQAQYVDEFCHIEENSTLYIFSDGAYEFTQKDGSLWGLEAFIKMLGNLQHHPSNQLDQILNYLVSFNSQETFEDDLSILEILFS; encoded by the coding sequence ATGACAACCTCATTTCAAATTTTAATTATTGATGATGACTCCACCGTACAAGTTCTTCTCAAAAGAATGTTGGAAAAACAGGGTTATCAAGTTATTAGTGCTAACGATGGAGAATCTGGAATTAAGCAAGCATTACATTACCAACCAGCATTAATCATTTGTGATTGGATTATGCCTGGTATCAGTGGATTAGATGTTTGCCAAAGAATTAAAACAGAACCAAGTTTATCAACGACTTTTTTTATTCTTTTGACATCCTTAGATTCTGTTGCCGATCGCGTGAAAGGGCTAGATGCGGGAGCGGATGATTTTATCACTAAACCCATCGAGCCAAATGAACTAAAAGCTAGAGTGAGAGCGGGTTTACGTCTCCATCAAATGAGCCGAGATTTACAAACTCAAAAACAAATTTTAGAGGCAGAATTCACCGAAGCTGCTGAGTATGTTTGTTCTCTTTTACCACCACCAATGGCAGAACCGATTAACATTAATTATCGCTTTCTTCCTTCTCGACAATTAGGTGGTGATTGCTTTGATTATTATTGGTTAGACCCCGATTATTTGGCAATTTATTTACTCGATACTGCTGGTCATGGACTCAGGGCAACTCTCCCATCGGTATCTGTATTAAATTTACTGCGATCGCGCGCCTTAAAAAGCCTCAATTATTATCAACCTAGTGAAGTATTACGCGCCTTAAATAATACTTTCCAAATGAGTTACCAGAATGATAAATACTTTACAATCTGGTATGGTGTCTATAATATTCCTCAGCGCCAGCTAATCTATGCCAGTGCAGGACATCCACCAGCTATCCTGATCACACAACAACCCCATGGCAAAGAAATTAAACATCTACGCACACCTGGCATCCCCGTAGGAATGTTTCCCCAAGCTCAATATGTTGATGAATTTTGCCATATAGAAGAAAATAGCACCCTATATATTTTTAGTGATGGTGCCTACGAATTTACCCAAAAGGATGGCAGTCTCTGGGGTTTAGAAGCTTTCATTAAAATGCTAGGCAATTTGCAGCATCATCCAAGTAACCAACTCGATCAGATACTCAATTACCTAGTAAGTTTTAATTCTCAAGAAACTTTTGAAGATGATTTATCTATTCTAGAAATACTTTTTAGCTAA
- a CDS encoding DUF1350 family protein — MDWIEISGNWILVPRNPIGIIHFLGGAFVATAPHLTYRLLLESLAGKGFMVIATPFVNTLDHVAIAKQVLRNFERALIRLEERSLLPSGYLPIYGVGHSMGCKLHLLIGSLCDVERAGNILISYNNYAARDAIPLIQQFNSQLSSNFNVEFTPSPLETNQIIQSSYKVRRNLLIKFTNDTLDQSLGLTELLNQLFAEMVTTQTLTGNHLTPLGQDVKWQAGKDFNPFDALGQWFKQEIYRDLHQLKRTINLWLNPLSSL; from the coding sequence ATGGACTGGATAGAAATCTCTGGCAATTGGATATTAGTCCCTCGTAATCCTATTGGTATAATTCATTTCCTCGGAGGGGCATTTGTGGCAACTGCGCCCCATCTCACCTACCGTTTACTGCTAGAGTCTTTAGCTGGGAAAGGTTTTATGGTTATTGCCACACCCTTTGTGAATACCCTTGATCATGTGGCGATCGCCAAGCAAGTATTACGGAATTTTGAGCGTGCATTAATTCGGTTAGAAGAGCGTTCTCTGTTGCCATCAGGTTATTTACCTATCTACGGTGTGGGGCATAGCATGGGATGCAAGTTACACCTACTTATTGGTAGTTTATGTGACGTTGAAAGAGCTGGGAATATCTTGATTTCCTACAATAATTATGCTGCTCGTGATGCTATCCCCCTGATTCAACAGTTCAATAGTCAATTAAGTTCAAATTTTAATGTTGAATTTACTCCTTCCCCCCTAGAAACCAATCAAATTATTCAAAGCAGCTACAAAGTTCGTCGTAACCTATTGATTAAATTTACCAACGATACCTTAGATCAATCTCTAGGGTTAACAGAGTTATTAAACCAACTTTTTGCAGAGATGGTGACAACACAAACTCTGACGGGTAATCATCTGACACCCCTAGGTCAAGATGTCAAATGGCAAGCAGGGAAAGACTTTAATCCCTTTGATGCTTTAGGACAATGGTTTAAGCAAGAAATTTACCGTGATTTGCACCAATTGAAACGTACCATAAATTTGTGGTTAAATCCTCTTTCATCTCTATAA